The following are from one region of the Shinella sp. PSBB067 genome:
- a CDS encoding D-aminopeptidase has protein sequence MTMLDFAALERALNRLPLRFRGPGGVAGVVKDGKVVARRAWGFADMYRRLPMTAQTRLPICSISKQFTCALLLDQFGDPAVLDGTVGDFLPLYRDRLPTVAQLCHNQSGLRDYWALTVLHGAYPEAEFRREDALPLIASAKTGHFPAGAHYSYSNGNFRILGEMIERGTGRDFADLLAERLFAPAGMSTAVLAPDARVPLDGVVGYEGNDDVGFVPADNGVYWFGDAGISASLDDMLAWECHIDATRDDPESLYNRLSAPAFYADGTPATYAYGLRRDIHNGLEFTGHGGGLRGFSSYRMHVAGERLSVVVIFNHDTSTFTAAAALVDAALGRESRSEAVRPEDWEGLWLDEAQGLVLRTAADATGVRLHYGPSSARATLSSDGSARGQGLTLRKEENALVMRRESEHLTVRARRLQPVEWADPAPVAGRYWSEELEAWLEIEARDGAAFAVFEGLYGKGPMERMYALAADVWIITSRRAIDAAAPGDWTLLVERDTAGTITGLSIGCWLARRISYRPAS, from the coding sequence ATGACGATGCTCGATTTTGCGGCGCTCGAACGGGCGCTGAACCGCCTGCCTCTTCGCTTTCGCGGGCCAGGCGGGGTGGCCGGCGTCGTCAAGGACGGCAAGGTGGTGGCGCGGCGCGCCTGGGGCTTTGCCGACATGTATCGCCGCCTGCCGATGACGGCGCAAACGCGCCTGCCGATCTGCTCGATTTCCAAGCAGTTCACCTGCGCGCTGCTGCTCGACCAGTTCGGCGACCCCGCCGTCCTCGACGGGACGGTCGGCGATTTCCTGCCGCTCTACCGCGACCGGCTGCCGACCGTTGCGCAGCTTTGCCACAACCAGTCGGGGCTGCGCGACTACTGGGCGCTGACCGTGCTGCATGGCGCCTATCCCGAGGCGGAGTTCCGCCGCGAGGACGCTCTGCCTCTCATCGCCAGCGCCAAGACGGGGCACTTTCCGGCCGGCGCGCACTATTCCTACAGCAACGGCAATTTCCGCATTCTCGGCGAGATGATCGAGCGCGGCACGGGGCGGGATTTCGCCGACCTCCTCGCCGAGCGCCTGTTTGCGCCCGCCGGCATGTCCACCGCGGTGCTCGCGCCGGACGCCCGCGTGCCGCTCGACGGCGTCGTCGGCTACGAGGGCAACGACGATGTCGGCTTCGTGCCCGCCGACAATGGGGTCTACTGGTTCGGCGATGCCGGCATTTCCGCCTCGCTCGACGACATGCTCGCCTGGGAATGCCATATCGACGCGACGCGCGACGATCCCGAAAGCCTCTACAACCGCCTCTCGGCGCCCGCCTTCTATGCGGACGGCACGCCGGCGACCTATGCCTACGGCCTGCGCCGGGACATCCATAACGGCCTGGAATTCACCGGCCATGGCGGCGGCCTGCGCGGCTTCAGCTCCTATCGCATGCATGTGGCCGGGGAACGGCTGTCCGTCGTGGTGATCTTCAACCACGACACCAGCACCTTCACCGCCGCCGCCGCGCTGGTCGATGCCGCGCTCGGGCGTGAAAGCCGGAGCGAGGCGGTGCGCCCCGAGGATTGGGAAGGCCTGTGGCTGGACGAGGCGCAGGGGCTTGTTTTGCGGACGGCGGCGGATGCGACGGGCGTGAGGCTCCATTACGGGCCTTCTTCCGCACGGGCGACGCTGTCGTCCGACGGCAGCGCCCGCGGCCAGGGGCTGACCCTGCGCAAGGAGGAGAACGCGCTTGTCATGCGGCGGGAGAGCGAGCATCTGACCGTCCGCGCCCGCCGGCTCCAGCCGGTCGAATGGGCGGACCCCGCACCCGTTGCCGGCCGTTACTGGTCGGAGGAACTGGAGGCCTGGCTGGAGATCGAGGCCCGCGACGGCGCGGCCTTCGCGGTCTTCGAGGGGCTTTACGGCAAGGGCCCGATGGAGCGCATGTATGCGCTCGCCGCCGACGTCTGGATCATAACCAGCCGCCGCGCCATCGACGCGGCGGCGCCGGGTGACTGGACGCTGCTGGTAGAGCGGGACACGGCCGGCACGATCACGGGCCTCAGCATCGGCTGCTGGCTGGCGCGCCGAATAAGCTATCGCCCCGCATCATGA
- a CDS encoding ABC transporter permease codes for MSQVAEMTEEVIETGGEDSFLRDAVRAFRRNRMAMIGLVLICLLILLALFAPLISPHDPYRVALDEQLLPPSSSYWLGTDNFGRDLVTRILYGARISLVVGIVPSFISLVIGAVLGIVSGYYGGKVDFIIMRLADMMIAFPSLLLAMVVMYTLGANLFNIFIALSLVGWAGVARVVRSQTLAVKEKEFIEAARANGTSRVTIMSRHVFPNVVPTLIVLFSLSIPEAIMWESSLSFLGVGVQPPEASWGLLVAKGKEYLFAAPLVAIMPGVAILVTVLAFNFVGDGLRDALDPYMKD; via the coding sequence ATGAGCCAGGTTGCCGAAATGACCGAAGAGGTGATCGAGACCGGCGGAGAAGACAGCTTCCTGCGCGACGCCGTGCGCGCCTTTCGCCGCAATCGCATGGCGATGATAGGGCTGGTGCTGATCTGTCTTCTCATCCTGCTCGCGCTGTTCGCGCCGCTGATCAGCCCGCACGATCCCTACCGCGTCGCGCTCGACGAGCAGCTCCTTCCGCCGTCCTCCAGCTACTGGCTGGGCACGGACAATTTCGGCCGCGACCTCGTCACGCGCATCCTCTACGGCGCGCGCATCTCGCTCGTCGTCGGCATCGTGCCGAGCTTCATCTCCCTGGTCATCGGGGCGGTGCTCGGCATCGTCAGCGGCTACTATGGCGGCAAGGTGGATTTCATCATCATGCGGCTTGCCGACATGATGATCGCCTTCCCCTCGCTGCTGCTGGCCATGGTCGTGATGTACACGCTCGGCGCCAATCTCTTCAACATCTTCATCGCCCTCAGCCTCGTCGGCTGGGCGGGCGTCGCCCGCGTTGTGCGCTCGCAGACGCTGGCGGTGAAGGAGAAGGAATTCATCGAGGCCGCCCGCGCCAACGGTACCTCGCGGGTGACGATCATGTCGCGCCACGTCTTCCCCAACGTGGTGCCGACGCTGATCGTGCTCTTCTCGCTTTCCATCCCCGAGGCGATCATGTGGGAATCCAGCCTCAGCTTCCTCGGCGTCGGCGTGCAGCCGCCGGAGGCGAGCTGGGGGCTGCTCGTGGCCAAGGGCAAGGAATATCTCTTCGCAGCGCCCCTCGTGGCGATCATGCCCGGCGTCGCGATCCTCGTCACGGTGCTGGCGTTCAACTTTGTCGGCGACGGGCTGCGCGATGCCCTCGATCCCTACATGAAGGACTGA
- a CDS encoding L,D-transpeptidase: MDLIVTPAGDGWQASYGDQRWRCAVGRGGIKVEKAEGDGVSPVGRWPIRTVYYRPDRIAKPVSPFPTRAIEELDGWCDDPAHADYNRPVTCPFTASHEEMWRQDDLYDIVVVLGHNDDPPVPGAGSAIFLHVARPDYSPTAGCAALARQDLLAFLAQAQPGTHLEFRATA; this comes from the coding sequence ATGGACCTGATCGTGACCCCCGCCGGCGACGGCTGGCAGGCCAGCTATGGAGACCAGCGCTGGCGCTGCGCGGTCGGGCGGGGCGGCATCAAGGTGGAAAAGGCCGAGGGCGACGGGGTGAGCCCGGTCGGCCGGTGGCCCATCCGGACGGTCTACTATCGCCCGGACCGGATCGCAAAGCCCGTCTCCCCCTTCCCCACCCGGGCGATAGAGGAACTGGACGGGTGGTGCGACGACCCGGCCCACGCCGACTACAACCGCCCGGTCACCTGCCCCTTCACGGCCAGCCACGAGGAGATGTGGCGGCAGGACGACCTCTACGACATCGTCGTCGTGCTCGGCCACAACGACGATCCGCCGGTGCCGGGCGCCGGCAGCGCCATCTTCCTGCACGTCGCGCGGCCCGATTATTCCCCGACCGCCGGCTGCGCGGCCCTTGCCAGGCAGGACCTGCTGGCGTTTCTTGCGCAGGCACAACCCGGAACGCATCTCGAGTTCCGGGCAACGGCCTGA
- a CDS encoding ABC transporter substrate-binding protein, translated as MLTKVKLMMATGLVGLALVSPAIAADLRIAFTEDPKNVDVQLTTDFYTLPLNVYDRLVDAETTEPGKSELVPALAESWNVSPDGKVYTFHLRQGVKFHNGEELTADDVAYTFDRMLDPKTKALSTDILDFIDGAKERLDGTATTVRGLEAVDKYTVRITLREPYGAFLALMASPAASIYNRKFTEPLGDQYGLTPETTNGTGPFKLEEYNLNDSQVLVANDEYYRGRPKLDRLIARVVGDAETLRLLFENDEIDIFDVDAAPTQLPYFAGSDQWKGQIRSGPRVGIYYYHINQALKPFDDVRVRKAFQMAINRQQILEKNFYGKGMIENGVMPRGVACYEPATPIEYNPQKAKELLAEAGYPDGVDIKLTQVSSWSSKWSDMNQIIQAQIKDAGFNASINTIDEAAYFATRKEGKVENYTQNWSADFNDPDNFFYTFFSRSGTAVRAFNNNDETVFAALDKARTLTDPDERCALYREMNNRIVQEDAAWVPLFSLDHAYVVQPRVKNFVVPWNGWSDMSYYKMEVE; from the coding sequence ATGCTCACGAAAGTCAAACTCATGATGGCGACGGGCCTTGTCGGGCTTGCGCTCGTGTCTCCGGCCATCGCCGCGGATCTGCGCATCGCCTTCACGGAAGATCCGAAGAACGTCGACGTCCAGCTGACCACCGACTTCTATACGCTGCCGCTCAATGTCTACGACCGCCTCGTCGATGCGGAGACGACGGAGCCCGGCAAGTCCGAGCTGGTGCCTGCCCTCGCCGAGAGCTGGAATGTCTCGCCCGACGGCAAGGTCTATACGTTCCACCTGCGCCAGGGCGTCAAGTTCCACAATGGCGAGGAACTGACGGCCGACGACGTCGCCTATACCTTCGACCGCATGCTCGATCCCAAGACCAAGGCGCTCAGCACCGATATCCTCGACTTCATCGACGGCGCCAAGGAGCGTCTCGACGGCACGGCGACCACGGTGCGCGGCCTCGAGGCCGTCGACAAGTACACCGTCAGGATCACGCTGCGCGAGCCCTATGGCGCGTTCCTGGCGCTGATGGCGAGCCCCGCCGCGTCGATCTACAACCGCAAATTCACCGAACCGCTCGGTGACCAGTACGGCCTCACGCCGGAAACGACGAACGGCACGGGTCCGTTCAAGCTGGAGGAATACAATCTCAACGACAGTCAGGTGCTGGTCGCCAATGACGAGTACTACAGGGGCCGCCCGAAGCTCGACCGGCTCATCGCCCGCGTCGTCGGCGACGCCGAGACGCTTCGCCTGCTGTTCGAGAACGACGAGATCGACATCTTCGACGTGGACGCCGCTCCCACCCAGCTCCCTTATTTCGCGGGCAGCGACCAGTGGAAGGGACAGATCCGCTCCGGTCCGCGCGTCGGCATCTATTATTACCACATCAACCAGGCGCTCAAGCCGTTCGACGACGTACGCGTGCGCAAGGCCTTCCAGATGGCGATCAATCGCCAGCAGATCCTCGAGAAGAACTTCTACGGCAAGGGCATGATCGAGAACGGCGTCATGCCGCGCGGCGTCGCCTGCTACGAGCCGGCGACCCCGATCGAGTACAATCCGCAGAAGGCCAAGGAACTGCTTGCCGAGGCCGGCTATCCCGACGGCGTCGACATCAAGCTGACGCAGGTCAGCAGCTGGTCCAGCAAATGGTCGGACATGAACCAGATCATCCAGGCGCAGATCAAGGATGCCGGCTTCAACGCCTCGATCAACACGATCGACGAAGCGGCCTATTTCGCGACGCGCAAGGAAGGCAAGGTCGAAAACTACACCCAGAACTGGTCCGCCGACTTCAACGACCCGGACAACTTCTTCTACACGTTCTTCAGCAGGAGCGGCACGGCCGTGCGCGCCTTCAACAACAACGACGAGACGGTCTTCGCCGCGCTCGACAAGGCCCGCACGCTGACCGATCCGGACGAGCGCTGCGCGCTGTACCGCGAGATGAACAACCGCATCGTGCAGGAAGACGCCGCCTGGGTGCCGCTCTTCAGCCTCGACCATGCCTATGTCGTGCAGCCGCGCGTCAAGAACTTCGTCGTTCCGTGGAACGGCTGGAGCGACATGAGCTACTACAAGATGGAAGTGGAATAA
- a CDS encoding ABC transporter ATP-binding protein, translated as MMQPPPLLAVRSLRTEFSSQNGPVRVLDDVTFSVPAGRIVGLVGESGSGKSMTALSLMGLVPAPHGRVTAESIKLSGTEMTRLSPDEMRRKRGRELSMVFQEPMTALNPVKTMVQQVGEPLAIHTGLGRREIREKVLRMFEMVGIPEPAARLDVYPHQLSGGLRQRAMIAMGLICEPKLLIADEPTTALDVTTQAQILRLMVELRDRVGTAIVMITHDLGIIAEMCDEVNVMYAGQIVEQANVFDLFDRPSHPYTRGLLASIPKATERRTSARLNSIKGVVPNLAKLPGGCRFNPRCGDAMPICRQQPPPLADLGGGHLARCWLHTKEGAKA; from the coding sequence ATGATGCAGCCACCTCCCCTGCTCGCCGTGCGCAGCCTGCGCACCGAATTCTCCTCCCAGAACGGCCCCGTGCGCGTTCTCGACGACGTCACCTTCTCGGTTCCGGCCGGCCGCATCGTCGGCCTCGTCGGCGAAAGCGGCTCGGGCAAGAGCATGACCGCGCTGTCGCTGATGGGTCTCGTGCCCGCGCCGCACGGCAGGGTGACGGCCGAGAGCATAAAGCTTTCCGGCACCGAGATGACGCGCCTTTCGCCCGACGAGATGCGGCGCAAGCGCGGCCGTGAGCTCTCCATGGTCTTCCAGGAGCCGATGACCGCGCTGAACCCGGTGAAGACCATGGTGCAGCAGGTCGGCGAGCCGCTCGCCATCCATACCGGCCTCGGCAGGCGCGAGATCCGCGAGAAGGTGCTGCGCATGTTCGAGATGGTGGGCATTCCAGAACCCGCCGCGCGTCTCGACGTCTATCCGCACCAGCTCTCGGGCGGCCTGCGCCAGCGCGCGATGATCGCCATGGGCCTCATCTGCGAACCGAAGCTGCTGATCGCCGACGAGCCGACGACGGCGCTCGACGTCACGACGCAGGCGCAGATCCTGCGCCTCATGGTCGAACTTCGCGACCGGGTCGGCACCGCCATCGTCATGATTACCCACGACCTCGGCATCATCGCCGAGATGTGCGACGAGGTGAACGTCATGTATGCCGGGCAGATCGTCGAGCAGGCGAATGTCTTCGACCTCTTCGACCGGCCCTCACATCCCTATACGCGGGGCCTGCTCGCCTCCATCCCGAAGGCGACGGAAAGGCGCACAAGCGCCCGGCTGAACAGCATCAAGGGCGTCGTGCCCAATCTTGCGAAGCTGCCCGGCGGGTGCCGGTTCAATCCGCGCTGCGGCGATGCCATGCCGATCTGCCGGCAGCAGCCGCCGCCGCTCGCCGATCTCGGCGGCGGGCATCTCGCCCGCTGCTGGCTTCATACGAAGGAAGGGGCAAAGGCGTGA
- the lysA gene encoding diaminopimelate decarboxylase, whose protein sequence is MNKHVGTSVSGAEGEDLSKNSEIHLDAGFMASVAGAVGTPFYCYSPEVIARAYEELSAALSPVDVSICYAVKANGNLAILQLLSRLGCGMDIVSGGELERVLEAGAPASRVIFSGVGKSASEIAKALVAGVHQINVESPAEFHLVADIAASLRRRAPVALRVNPDVDARTHDKISTGKKGDKFGVALSEVAGLFEAAATRPEIDMVGLAVHIGSQILDLAPYRHAYGVLADLVRDLRAKGHSVRRLDLGGGIGIAYGAQGAPEVSELAAIIDETLGDLGCALTVEPGRWLVGRAGALVTTVLYTKEAGDRMLAIVDAGMNDLMRPALYGAVHPLEVVRSAAGGEGQSYGLVGPVCESSDIFGLYDGLPTLSAGDLVAFRCAGAYSASMASTYNARDLVPEVFVSNGRFRIVRRRQTTAELLALEKDTTWHDIASSQAP, encoded by the coding sequence ATGAACAAACACGTCGGTACAAGTGTCTCCGGGGCCGAAGGGGAAGACCTTTCGAAAAATTCCGAGATTCATCTTGATGCGGGATTCATGGCTTCGGTGGCCGGCGCCGTCGGCACGCCGTTCTATTGCTATTCGCCTGAGGTCATAGCACGGGCATATGAAGAATTGTCCGCGGCGCTCTCACCGGTCGACGTGTCGATTTGCTATGCCGTGAAAGCTAACGGGAATCTCGCCATTCTTCAACTGCTCTCCCGGCTGGGATGCGGAATGGATATCGTGTCCGGCGGCGAGCTGGAGCGCGTGCTGGAAGCCGGTGCGCCGGCCTCCCGGGTCATCTTCTCCGGCGTCGGCAAGTCGGCGAGCGAGATCGCCAAGGCTCTTGTGGCGGGCGTGCACCAGATCAACGTCGAATCGCCGGCCGAATTCCATCTCGTCGCCGACATCGCCGCCTCGCTGCGCCGGCGCGCGCCGGTGGCGCTGCGGGTCAATCCGGACGTGGACGCCCGCACCCACGACAAGATTTCCACCGGCAAGAAGGGCGACAAGTTCGGCGTCGCGCTTTCGGAGGTCGCCGGCCTCTTCGAGGCGGCCGCCACGCGGCCGGAGATCGACATGGTCGGCCTTGCCGTCCATATCGGCTCGCAGATCCTCGACCTTGCGCCCTATCGACATGCCTATGGCGTGCTCGCCGACCTCGTTCGGGACCTCAGGGCCAAGGGCCATTCCGTTCGGCGCCTCGATCTCGGCGGCGGCATCGGCATCGCCTATGGTGCGCAGGGCGCGCCCGAGGTTTCGGAGCTTGCCGCCATCATCGACGAAACGTTGGGCGATCTCGGCTGCGCGCTGACGGTCGAGCCGGGTCGCTGGCTCGTCGGCCGCGCCGGCGCGCTCGTCACGACGGTCCTCTACACGAAGGAGGCGGGGGATCGCATGCTGGCGATCGTCGATGCCGGCATGAACGACCTCATGCGCCCGGCCCTCTACGGCGCCGTGCATCCGCTGGAAGTCGTGCGCAGCGCGGCCGGCGGCGAAGGACAGTCCTACGGCCTCGTCGGTCCGGTCTGCGAGAGCTCGGATATATTCGGCCTTTACGACGGCCTGCCGACACTTTCAGCCGGCGACCTCGTCGCCTTCCGCTGCGCCGGCGCCTATTCGGCATCGATGGCCTCCACCTACAATGCCCGCGACCTCGTGCCTGAAGTCTTCGTCAGCAACGGCCGCTTCCGCATTGTTCGGCGCCGTCAGACCACGGCGGAGTTGCTTGCGCTGGAAAAGGACACGACCTGGCACGACATCGCCTCCAGCCAGGCGCCGTGA
- a CDS encoding MarR family winged helix-turn-helix transcriptional regulator → METPKNPLSINDRIREGLSRVAMAMRIDEWNKAKATGLNPTQLAILGLLEGRGPDGLGVKDVAAHLGVSQPTATDSINALERKGLLEKRTDAADRRAVRVAVTEEGRRTLREAEGRESLAEKAVAALDETAQADLLLTLVKLIRHLQEAGAIPVQRMCVTCRHFAPFAHADAARPHHCHFVDAAFGQPDLRIDCREHEEADPASRAATRDAFSTG, encoded by the coding sequence ATGGAAACGCCGAAGAACCCGCTTTCGATCAATGACCGCATTCGCGAGGGCCTGTCCCGCGTGGCCATGGCGATGCGCATCGACGAGTGGAACAAGGCCAAGGCGACGGGGCTCAACCCCACCCAGCTCGCCATCCTCGGTCTTCTGGAAGGGCGCGGCCCGGATGGCCTCGGGGTCAAGGATGTCGCCGCCCATCTCGGCGTCTCGCAGCCGACGGCGACGGATTCGATCAATGCGCTGGAGCGCAAGGGGTTGCTCGAAAAGCGGACGGACGCCGCCGACCGGCGCGCGGTGCGTGTGGCGGTGACGGAAGAGGGGCGCAGGACGTTGAGAGAGGCGGAAGGCAGGGAGAGCCTCGCCGAAAAGGCAGTGGCCGCCCTGGATGAGACCGCCCAGGCGGATCTGCTTCTCACCCTCGTGAAATTGATACGCCACCTGCAGGAGGCGGGCGCCATCCCCGTCCAGCGCATGTGCGTCACCTGTCGCCATTTCGCGCCCTTCGCCCATGCCGATGCGGCACGCCCGCATCATTGCCATTTCGTGGACGCGGCCTTCGGCCAGCCGGACCTGCGCATCGATTGCCGCGAACACGAAGAAGCCGATCCCGCGTCCCGGGCTGCCACCCGTGACGCCTTTTCAACGGGATGA
- a CDS encoding ABC transporter permease: MLVFALKRIAVSIPVLIGTTALLFVMLNVIPGDPVALLMKEHASAEVIERVRSQMNLDDPMITRYFRFLFGAFQGDLGVSIKLNRPVTTLILNAFPNTLILALSAAAVSWVIGIPAGVLSAVRRDSLLDNFFMGFSLLGVSMPIFWSALLLQYVFAMQLKWLPVSGFYGPKYVILPAIVLGWSSAGVIARLTRSSLLEVMRHDYIRTARAKGLREIRVISRHALKNALIPVVTIMAIQVASLLSGAVITEAIFGIPGVGRISVNAIQARDMPLLQGSVLFATALVILGNLIADILYSVLDPRIRHQMKGGVK, from the coding sequence ATGCTTGTCTTCGCGCTAAAGCGCATCGCGGTTTCGATCCCCGTCCTGATCGGCACAACGGCCCTGCTGTTCGTCATGCTGAACGTCATCCCGGGCGATCCCGTCGCGCTCCTGATGAAGGAACATGCGAGCGCCGAGGTCATCGAGCGCGTGCGCAGCCAGATGAATCTCGACGATCCGATGATCACCCGCTATTTCCGCTTCCTGTTCGGGGCGTTTCAGGGCGATCTCGGCGTGTCGATCAAGCTGAACCGTCCCGTCACCACGCTCATCCTCAACGCCTTCCCGAACACGCTGATCCTGGCGCTGAGCGCGGCGGCCGTGTCCTGGGTGATCGGCATCCCCGCCGGCGTGCTCTCGGCGGTCCGCCGCGATTCCCTGCTCGACAATTTCTTCATGGGCTTTTCGCTGCTCGGCGTGTCCATGCCGATCTTCTGGTCCGCGCTGCTCCTGCAATATGTCTTCGCCATGCAATTGAAATGGCTGCCGGTCTCCGGCTTCTACGGGCCGAAATACGTCATCCTGCCGGCCATCGTGCTCGGCTGGAGCTCGGCCGGCGTCATCGCCCGCCTCACCCGTTCCAGCCTGCTTGAGGTCATGCGGCACGATTACATCCGCACCGCCCGCGCCAAGGGCCTGCGCGAAATCCGCGTCATCTCGCGCCATGCCCTGAAAAACGCGCTGATCCCCGTCGTCACGATCATGGCCATCCAGGTGGCGAGCCTGCTTTCCGGCGCCGTCATCACCGAGGCGATCTTCGGCATCCCCGGCGTCGGGCGCATTTCGGTCAATGCCATCCAGGCGCGCGACATGCCGCTGCTGCAGGGTTCCGTGCTCTTCGCCACGGCGCTCGTCATCCTCGGCAACCTCATCGCCGACATCCTCTATTCCGTGCTCGACCCGAGGATCCGCCACCAGATGAAGGGAGGCGTCAAATGA
- a CDS encoding ABC transporter ATP-binding protein, which translates to MSDVLISTKALSKHYTIGKGLFGANSRVVRAVDGVDLEIRARETFALVGESGCGKTTLGRTLLRLIERTSGEVLYRGEPLGALDEKTMRAMRKKLQIVFQDPFASLNPRMRVKDILAEPLRAHGYGSEAEIEKRCKELLDMVGLLPHLLRRYPHQFSGGQRQRIGIARALANSPEFVVCDEAVSALDVSIQAQVLNLLRDLQEQLKLTYLFITHDLSVVRQFADRIGVMFLGRLVEVGTTEEIFASPRHPYTMFLISAVPRPDPHQRNRERPMLVGDIPSPMNLPPGCRFHTRCPYAQAICKQEDPLLTDRSGRMVACHFPLEAT; encoded by the coding sequence GTGAGCGACGTCCTCATCTCCACCAAGGCGCTCAGCAAGCACTATACGATCGGCAAGGGCCTTTTCGGGGCCAACAGCCGGGTGGTGCGCGCGGTCGACGGCGTCGACCTCGAAATCCGCGCGCGCGAGACCTTCGCCCTCGTCGGCGAATCCGGCTGCGGCAAGACCACGCTGGGACGCACCCTGCTGCGGCTGATCGAGCGCACGTCGGGCGAGGTGCTTTATCGCGGCGAGCCGCTCGGCGCGCTGGACGAAAAGACCATGCGCGCAATGCGCAAGAAGCTGCAGATCGTCTTCCAGGACCCGTTCGCCTCGCTCAATCCGCGCATGCGCGTGAAGGACATCCTCGCCGAGCCGCTGCGCGCGCATGGCTATGGCAGCGAGGCGGAGATCGAGAAGCGCTGCAAGGAACTGCTCGACATGGTCGGCCTGCTGCCGCACCTCCTGCGCCGCTACCCGCACCAGTTCAGCGGCGGCCAGCGCCAGCGCATCGGCATTGCCCGCGCGCTCGCCAACAGCCCGGAATTCGTCGTCTGCGACGAGGCCGTCTCGGCGCTCGACGTGTCGATCCAGGCGCAGGTTCTGAACCTTCTGCGCGACCTGCAGGAGCAGCTCAAGCTCACCTATCTCTTCATCACGCACGACCTCAGCGTGGTGCGCCAGTTCGCCGACCGCATCGGCGTGATGTTCCTCGGCCGCCTCGTCGAGGTCGGCACGACGGAGGAGATCTTCGCCAGCCCGCGCCATCCCTATACGATGTTCCTGATCTCGGCGGTGCCGCGGCCCGACCCGCACCAGCGCAACCGCGAGCGGCCCATGCTGGTCGGCGATATTCCAAGCCCGATGAACCTGCCGCCGGGATGCCGCTTCCATACGCGGTGTCCCTATGCGCAGGCGATCTGCAAGCAGGAGGACCCGCTGCTGACCGATCGTTCGGGCCGTATGGTCGCCTGCCACTTCCCGCTGGAGGCGACGTAG
- a CDS encoding LysR family transcriptional regulator, with translation MRLSQRQIEIFHAVMTEKSVTAAATSLRTSQPTISRELRDLEQYLGYDLFHRFGKRITPTEQAQALYTVVRRSYVGLEEISRAATAIGGRSTAQLRVASLPAYADTVLPIAIESFLKMHPGALISIHSIEEAALQNELTAAMFDLGLAEQGQQFGGVATEAIDAGDVVCILPAGHPLAQKQVLAPADFEDSEFVYFSKDDPYRRKLDDVFTTAGVTRRYIVETTTASSVCAMVARGVGISIVNPLTAAHNLNRGLVVRKFSVPIAYRIHLWRTTKAPRATFALRFTKGLHDAVAEIKSKVHQALSLT, from the coding sequence ATGCGGCTGAGCCAGAGACAGATCGAGATTTTCCACGCCGTCATGACGGAGAAGAGCGTTACCGCGGCGGCGACATCGCTGCGCACGTCCCAGCCGACGATCAGCCGTGAATTGCGCGATCTCGAGCAGTATCTCGGCTATGACCTCTTCCACCGGTTCGGCAAGCGCATCACGCCGACCGAACAGGCCCAGGCGCTCTACACCGTCGTCCGGCGCTCCTATGTGGGGCTGGAGGAAATCAGCCGCGCGGCGACGGCCATCGGCGGGCGCAGCACGGCGCAACTGCGCGTCGCCTCGCTGCCGGCCTATGCCGATACGGTCCTGCCCATCGCCATCGAATCCTTCCTGAAGATGCATCCCGGCGCGCTGATCTCGATCCATTCGATCGAGGAGGCGGCGCTGCAGAACGAGCTGACCGCGGCGATGTTCGATCTGGGGCTGGCCGAGCAGGGCCAGCAGTTCGGCGGCGTCGCGACCGAGGCCATCGACGCGGGCGACGTCGTGTGCATTCTGCCGGCCGGCCATCCGCTCGCGCAAAAGCAGGTTCTCGCGCCGGCCGATTTCGAGGATTCGGAGTTCGTCTATTTCTCCAAGGACGACCCCTACCGCCGCAAGCTCGACGACGTCTTCACGACGGCAGGCGTCACGCGGCGCTATATCGTCGAGACGACGACCGCCTCGAGCGTCTGCGCCATGGTGGCGCGCGGCGTCGGCATTTCCATCGTCAATCCGCTGACGGCCGCGCACAATCTCAACCGGGGCCTCGTGGTGCGCAAGTTTTCCGTGCCGATTGCGTACCGCATCCATCTGTGGCGCACCACGAAAGCACCGCGCGCAACCTTCGCGCTGCGCTTCACCAAGGGCCTGCATGACGCCGTCGCCGAGATCAAGTCGAAGGTGCACCAGGCGCTCAGCCTGACTTGA